In Rhodanobacter humi, the following are encoded in one genomic region:
- a CDS encoding tetratricopeptide repeat protein, whose product MVDPAAHTLVRAGVLQPLEPKAFAVLLVLLQHPGELIGRDDLLDQVWGHRHVTPGVLTRAIVQLRHALGEDPQHPHCIQTRHALGYSFIGQLEDATGLAAAAAPAEGGESPAATLPAAILPRPTEAAAELAPPPTTPSPEASPPVWSAAEPTAPAHAGPVRWLTLGAIALLAGLVAWLVIQPRAPPRHVAASVAVMPFVNLSGKTGDDYFAEGLAEEMRDALAGVKGLKVAASVSSAASKDAVDARALGDRLGVASILNASVRREGARLRITARLTDTVTGFTLWSHTYDRELSDVFGTQSDIAEAVVHALLGAIPGEESALSKRLTTTRNEAAFDTYLQGMQLLHHADQPDAANQAIARFGQALKQDSGFAKAQAGICRAEIWRFQSQHSPAALDNAKAACQRAEQMDPGMAEVDQALGDLYSVAGDPERALLHYRKSAQAPGQAVNAHVGMAKVYAAQGHGDLALAEFQQALKLHPEVAYIHAAIGYQQYLDGKIPQAVASYRRAVELDPRNAENWGTLGALYMTAGNDAAAAQALQHAIEISPSMDTLTNLGMLRYQHGDYTAAVALERQATTLWPDDFRVWGNLGVALQADPASNPADTRKAFEAAASRAERFLQVQPDDAQTVAELGRYRATLGDTVEARQLVARAEALGGQSGEVALLDAETLALLGDLGAARQRLRAARAAGIAETQISSNYTFRRLGLLSPPTPAGTSGGTEPPAPPASAGHPVGG is encoded by the coding sequence GTGGTCGACCCGGCCGCGCACACCTTGGTGCGGGCCGGCGTTTTGCAGCCACTGGAGCCGAAGGCCTTCGCCGTGCTGCTGGTGCTGCTGCAGCACCCCGGCGAACTGATCGGTCGCGACGACCTGCTCGACCAGGTATGGGGCCACCGCCATGTCACCCCCGGCGTGCTGACCCGCGCCATCGTGCAGCTGCGCCATGCGCTGGGCGAGGACCCCCAGCATCCGCACTGCATCCAGACGCGACACGCGCTGGGCTACAGCTTCATCGGGCAGCTGGAGGACGCCACGGGCCTCGCTGCGGCCGCGGCACCGGCGGAGGGCGGCGAATCGCCGGCCGCCACCCTGCCAGCCGCCATCCTGCCGCGACCAACCGAGGCCGCCGCCGAACTTGCGCCACCGCCAACCACTCCGTCGCCGGAAGCGTCGCCGCCGGTATGGAGCGCCGCGGAGCCAACCGCGCCTGCCCATGCGGGGCCGGTGCGCTGGCTGACGCTGGGCGCTATCGCGTTGCTGGCGGGGCTGGTCGCATGGCTGGTCATCCAGCCACGCGCGCCGCCCCGGCATGTCGCGGCCTCCGTGGCGGTGATGCCGTTCGTCAACCTCAGCGGCAAGACCGGCGACGACTACTTCGCCGAAGGGCTGGCCGAGGAAATGCGTGACGCACTGGCCGGCGTGAAGGGTCTGAAGGTGGCCGCCTCGGTGTCCTCCGCCGCCAGCAAGGATGCCGTCGACGCCAGGGCGCTGGGCGACCGGCTGGGCGTGGCCTCGATCCTCAACGCCAGCGTGCGCCGCGAAGGCGCGCGCCTGCGCATCACGGCGCGGCTGACCGACACCGTCACCGGATTCACCCTGTGGAGCCACACCTACGACCGCGAGCTTTCCGATGTCTTCGGTACCCAGAGCGATATCGCCGAAGCGGTGGTGCATGCGCTGCTGGGTGCGATCCCCGGTGAGGAAAGCGCGCTGTCGAAACGCCTGACCACCACCCGCAACGAGGCGGCCTTCGATACCTACCTGCAGGGCATGCAGTTGCTGCACCATGCCGACCAGCCGGATGCCGCCAACCAGGCGATCGCGCGTTTCGGCCAAGCCTTGAAGCAGGACAGCGGGTTCGCCAAGGCCCAGGCGGGCATCTGTCGCGCCGAGATCTGGCGCTTCCAGAGCCAGCACAGTCCGGCCGCGCTGGATAACGCCAAGGCGGCCTGCCAGCGAGCCGAGCAGATGGATCCGGGCATGGCGGAGGTGGACCAGGCGCTGGGTGACCTGTACAGCGTCGCCGGTGATCCCGAGCGCGCGCTGCTGCACTATCGCAAAAGCGCGCAGGCACCGGGCCAGGCGGTAAACGCGCATGTGGGCATGGCCAAGGTCTATGCGGCGCAGGGGCACGGCGACCTCGCCTTGGCGGAGTTCCAGCAGGCGCTGAAGCTCCATCCCGAGGTCGCCTACATCCATGCCGCAATCGGCTACCAGCAGTACCTCGACGGCAAGATTCCCCAGGCCGTGGCTTCGTACCGCCGCGCCGTCGAGCTGGACCCGCGGAACGCGGAAAATTGGGGCACGCTGGGTGCGCTGTACATGACGGCGGGCAACGACGCCGCAGCGGCGCAGGCGCTCCAGCACGCCATCGAGATCAGTCCGTCGATGGACACGTTGACCAATCTCGGCATGCTGAGATACCAGCACGGCGACTACACTGCGGCGGTGGCGCTGGAGCGCCAAGCCACGACCCTGTGGCCGGACGATTTCAGGGTTTGGGGCAACCTGGGCGTGGCCCTGCAGGCAGACCCGGCATCGAACCCCGCCGACACGCGCAAGGCGTTCGAGGCTGCCGCCTCGCGAGCCGAACGCTTCCTGCAGGTCCAGCCCGATGATGCCCAGACCGTCGCCGAGCTTGGCCGCTATCGGGCGACCTTGGGCGACACGGTCGAGGCCCGCCAACTGGTCGCGCGCGCTGAAGCGCTGGGCGGCCAGTCCGGCGAAGTGGCTCTGCTCGATGCCGAGACGCTGGCGCTGCTGGGCGACCTCGGGGCGGCACGCCAGCGGCTGCGGGCTGCGCGTGCCGCCGGCATCGCTGAAACCCAGATTTCAAGCAACTACACCTTCCGTCGCCTGGGCCTGTTGTCTCCGCCGACGCCGGCGGGCACGTCCGGGGGCACGGAACCACCCGCCCCGCCCGCGAGTGCGGGGCATCCAGTCGGAGGATGA
- the tldD gene encoding metalloprotease TldD, producing the protein MDSLITLAESKLLTPGGLAPGDLERVFSQLMGPSIDAADLYFQHSRSESWTLEEGIVKDGSHSIEQGVGVRAISGEKTGFAYSDEIVLPQLLEASKAARAIAQDGRGAGQPLALGNTRALYPAIDPVESLPNPDKIALLREVDAYARSRDPRIAQVIVSMAATIDTVLIAASDGTLAADVRPLVRINVQVIAEANGRREQGYAGGGGRYGYRELIANGRALAFADEAVRQALVNLDSVAAPAGQMTVVLGPGWPGVLLHEAIGHGLEGDFNRKGSSAFAGRMGQRVAAPGVTVVDDGTLPGRRGSLSVDDEGTPTNCTVLIEDGILKGYMQDKLNARLMGMAPTGNGRRESFTALPMPRMTNTYMRSGDCDPEEIIRSVKKGLYAPNFGGGQVDITNGKFVFSASEAYLIEDGKITAPVKGATLIGSGPEVLTRVSMIGNDMKLDEGVGVCGKDGQSVPVGVGQPTLKIDAMTVGGTAA; encoded by the coding sequence ATGGATTCCCTGATCACCCTCGCCGAAAGCAAGCTGCTGACCCCCGGCGGCCTCGCCCCCGGCGATCTCGAACGCGTGTTTTCGCAGCTGATGGGGCCGTCCATCGACGCGGCCGATCTCTATTTCCAACATTCGCGCAGCGAGTCGTGGACGCTGGAAGAGGGTATCGTCAAGGACGGCAGCCACTCGATCGAGCAGGGCGTCGGCGTGCGCGCGATCTCGGGCGAGAAGACCGGCTTTGCCTATTCCGACGAGATCGTGCTGCCGCAATTGCTGGAAGCGTCGAAGGCCGCGCGCGCGATCGCCCAGGACGGCCGCGGCGCCGGCCAGCCGCTGGCGCTGGGCAACACGCGCGCCTTGTATCCCGCCATCGATCCGGTGGAGAGCCTGCCCAATCCCGACAAGATCGCCCTGCTGCGCGAGGTGGACGCCTATGCGCGCTCGCGCGATCCGCGCATCGCCCAGGTGATCGTGAGCATGGCCGCCACCATCGACACCGTGCTGATCGCCGCCTCCGACGGCACGCTGGCCGCCGACGTGCGCCCGCTGGTGCGGATCAACGTGCAGGTGATCGCCGAGGCGAACGGCCGCCGTGAGCAGGGTTACGCCGGCGGCGGTGGCCGCTACGGCTACCGCGAACTGATAGCGAACGGCCGCGCGCTGGCCTTCGCCGACGAGGCGGTGCGCCAGGCGCTGGTGAACCTGGATTCCGTAGCCGCGCCCGCCGGCCAGATGACCGTGGTGCTCGGCCCCGGCTGGCCCGGCGTGCTGCTGCACGAGGCGATCGGCCACGGCCTGGAAGGCGACTTCAACCGCAAGGGCAGTTCCGCCTTCGCCGGCCGCATGGGCCAGCGCGTGGCTGCGCCCGGTGTCACCGTGGTCGATGACGGCACGCTGCCCGGCCGGCGCGGCTCGCTCAGCGTGGACGACGAAGGCACGCCGACGAACTGCACCGTGCTGATCGAGGACGGCATCTTGAAGGGCTACATGCAGGACAAGCTCAACGCGCGCCTGATGGGCATGGCGCCCACCGGCAACGGCCGCCGCGAATCCTTCACCGCGCTGCCGATGCCGCGCATGACCAACACCTACATGCGCAGCGGCGATTGCGACCCCGAGGAAATCATCCGCTCGGTGAAGAAGGGCCTCTACGCACCGAACTTCGGCGGCGGCCAGGTCGACATCACCAACGGCAAGTTCGTGTTCTCCGCCAGCGAGGCCTACCTGATCGAGGACGGCAAGATCACGGCTCCGGTGAAGGGCGCCACGCTGATCGGTTCGGGTCCTGAAGTGCTCACCCGCGTCTCCATGATCGGCAACGACATGAAGCTCGACGAGGGCGTGGGCGTCTGCGGCAAGGACGGCCAGAGCGTGCCGGTGGGCGTGGGCCAGCCCACGCTGAAGATCGATGCGATGACGGTGGGCGGGACGGCTGCGTAA
- a CDS encoding toxin-antitoxin system TumE family protein: MQYMAEAVLIVHSKALHGRWIVQRKIWALPEAGAERPHGLKYSLFCGDAEHCLVRYDNEAGKGDHRHYGDREEPYAFTTLEVLLEDFQADVIRLTQE, translated from the coding sequence ATGCAATACATGGCCGAGGCAGTCCTCATCGTCCACTCCAAGGCGCTTCATGGCCGCTGGATCGTCCAGCGCAAGATCTGGGCACTTCCGGAAGCCGGTGCTGAGCGTCCGCACGGTCTGAAGTACAGCCTGTTCTGCGGCGACGCCGAGCATTGCCTGGTGCGCTACGACAACGAGGCAGGCAAGGGCGACCATCGCCACTACGGCGATCGCGAAGAGCCGTACGCCTTCACTACGCTGGAAGTCCTGCTCGAAGACTTTCAGGCCGACGTAATCCGACTGACGCAGGAGTGA
- a CDS encoding HVO_A0114 family putative DNA-binding protein — MKAIIEIASNADMHRRAVDAVRALAAGKAKATDFRIGFENAAQVFAELSAERLRTLETLRREGAQSIYALAKALGRNYSNVHQDVQRLMALGLVERDEDGVRVPFDELEIHVPLGARAA, encoded by the coding sequence ATGAAAGCCATCATCGAAATCGCCAGTAACGCCGACATGCACCGTCGCGCCGTCGATGCGGTCCGCGCACTCGCCGCCGGCAAGGCGAAGGCCACCGACTTCCGCATCGGTTTCGAGAATGCCGCGCAGGTGTTTGCCGAACTCAGCGCCGAACGGCTGCGCACGCTGGAAACCTTGCGGCGCGAGGGAGCGCAGAGCATCTACGCGCTGGCCAAGGCGCTGGGTCGCAACTACAGCAATGTGCATCAGGATGTGCAGCGTCTGATGGCGTTGGGCCTGGTCGAGCGCGACGAAGACGGCGTGCGGGTGCCGTTCGACGAGCTGGAAATCCACGTGCCGCTGGGTGCGAGGGCGGCGTGA
- the ribH gene encoding 6,7-dimethyl-8-ribityllumazine synthase has product MNTIEGDFATPKGRFAIVAARFNGFVVEPLVAGARDALLRHGVKDDSIDLVRVPGAWEIALAAHKLATSGRYAAVIALGAVIRGSTPHFDYVAGECVKGLARAALDSGVPVAFGVLTTDSIEQAIERAGTKAGNKGADAAIAALEMVNLYGRL; this is encoded by the coding sequence ATGAACACCATCGAAGGCGATTTCGCCACGCCCAAGGGCCGTTTTGCCATCGTGGCGGCCCGTTTCAACGGTTTCGTCGTGGAGCCGCTGGTGGCCGGGGCGCGCGACGCGCTGCTGCGCCACGGCGTGAAGGACGACAGCATCGACCTGGTGCGCGTGCCCGGTGCGTGGGAGATCGCACTGGCCGCGCACAAGCTGGCGACGTCCGGCAGGTACGCGGCGGTGATCGCGCTGGGCGCGGTGATCCGCGGCTCTACGCCGCACTTTGACTATGTGGCTGGCGAATGCGTCAAGGGCCTGGCCAGGGCCGCGCTGGATTCGGGCGTGCCGGTGGCGTTCGGCGTGCTCACCACCGACAGCATCGAGCAAGCGATCGAGCGCGCCGGCACTAAGGCCGGCAACAAGGGTGCCGACGCCGCGATCGCCGCGCTGGAGATGGTCAACCTGTACGGCCGGCTGTGA
- the nusB gene encoding transcription antitermination factor NusB has product MHARPEGIDLAARSRARRRALQALYAWQLSGSHMNAVIEQFRHEQDMEVADLDYFEDLLHGVEKNVDALDASLRPYLDREVAEVDPIERAALRLAAYELKHRPDVPYRVVINEAIEVTKRFGADHGHSYVNGVLDKLAGELRGAEKRG; this is encoded by the coding sequence ATGCACGCTCGGCCCGAGGGCATCGATCTCGCCGCCCGCTCGCGTGCCCGTCGCCGTGCGTTGCAGGCGCTGTACGCGTGGCAGCTTTCCGGCAGCCACATGAACGCGGTGATCGAGCAGTTCCGCCACGAGCAGGACATGGAAGTGGCCGACCTCGACTACTTCGAGGACCTGCTGCACGGCGTCGAAAAAAACGTCGACGCGCTGGATGCCTCCCTGCGCCCCTACCTTGATCGCGAAGTGGCCGAGGTCGACCCCATCGAGCGCGCCGCGTTGCGCCTCGCCGCGTATGAGCTGAAGCACCGCCCCGACGTGCCGTACCGCGTGGTCATCAACGAGGCGATCGAGGTCACCAAGCGCTTCGGCGCCGACCATGGCCACAGCTACGTCAACGGTGTGCTGGACAAGCTGGCCGGCGAGCTGCGCGGCGCCGAGAAGCGGGGTTGA
- a CDS encoding GNAT family N-acetyltransferase has translation MDAGVRTEERVPVLETARLRLRAHRPDDHAGCAALWADPAVVRYIGGRPFTAEETWRRMLASRGLWSMLGYGYWAVEEKASGRYVGDVGFGDFRREIEPSLVGMLEFGWVLSPEVHGRGYASEAIAAATAWADAQLPGMCAVCLIDERNAASIRVAAKAGFREWRRTTYHGEPALVFARGA, from the coding sequence ATGGACGCCGGCGTCCGGACGGAAGAACGGGTGCCGGTGCTGGAAACCGCACGCCTGCGCCTGCGCGCGCATCGTCCCGATGATCATGCCGGCTGCGCCGCACTGTGGGCCGACCCGGCCGTGGTGCGCTACATCGGCGGCCGCCCGTTCACCGCCGAGGAAACCTGGCGCCGCATGCTGGCCTCGCGCGGACTGTGGAGCATGCTCGGCTACGGCTACTGGGCCGTCGAGGAAAAGGCCAGTGGGCGCTACGTCGGCGATGTCGGCTTCGGCGATTTCCGTCGCGAGATCGAGCCCTCGCTGGTGGGCATGCTGGAATTCGGCTGGGTGCTGTCGCCCGAGGTGCATGGGCGCGGCTACGCGAGCGAAGCGATCGCCGCGGCCACCGCCTGGGCCGACGCGCAGCTGCCGGGCATGTGCGCGGTGTGCCTCATCGATGAACGCAACGCCGCCTCCATCCGCGTGGCCGCAAAGGCCGGTTTCCGCGAATGGCGGCGCACCACCTACCACGGCGAGCCCGCCCTGGTGTTCGCCCGCGGGGCGTGA
- a CDS encoding nuclear transport factor 2 family protein → MLAPVQTFFAAMSRYDQAGMRAQVLPTGMATLMRQGKPVQLTLGDFVDHVKPGKARIEERIHDPQVRVDNNIAVVWAPYVFLLDGKPHHCGTDVFNLARVDGRWLITGIADNSRDCPAK, encoded by the coding sequence GTGCTGGCACCGGTCCAGACCTTCTTCGCGGCGATGTCGCGCTATGACCAGGCCGGCATGCGCGCGCAGGTGTTGCCCACAGGCATGGCCACGCTGATGCGCCAAGGCAAGCCGGTGCAGCTCACGCTGGGCGACTTCGTCGACCACGTGAAGCCCGGCAAGGCCCGCATCGAGGAACGCATCCACGATCCGCAGGTGCGCGTGGACAACAACATCGCGGTGGTATGGGCGCCCTACGTCTTCCTGCTCGACGGCAAGCCGCACCATTGCGGCACCGATGTGTTCAATCTGGCGCGGGTGGACGGACGCTGGCTGATCACCGGCATCGCCGACAACAGCCGCGACTGCCCGGCGAAGTGA
- the thiL gene encoding thiamine-phosphate kinase yields the protein MEFRMIDRIRERTAQARDDVRLGIGDDAALLAVPAGQELAVAIDTLVEGVHFPVGTAPADIGWKALAVNLSDLAAMGATPAWALLALTLPRPDAAFVDGLADGFAQLARQHRLALVGGDTTRGPLTLSVAVHGFVPPGQALTRAGARVGDAVLVTGTLGDAAAGLRCLQAQMDVQTSMHAALVERLNRPTPRLAAGLALRGRASACLDVSDGLLADLGHLCEANGVGAEIDAALLPRSSALLGLFDEVAARDFALAGGDDYELCFTVPAARVAEVQADLARLGCGATRIGRIVAGEGVRVRDADGSWLEQGRQGWDHFPA from the coding sequence ATGGAATTCCGCATGATCGACCGCATCCGCGAGCGCACCGCGCAGGCGCGCGACGACGTGCGCCTGGGCATCGGCGACGACGCCGCGCTGCTGGCCGTGCCCGCGGGGCAGGAGCTGGCGGTGGCGATCGACACCCTGGTCGAGGGCGTGCATTTCCCGGTGGGCACCGCGCCGGCCGACATCGGCTGGAAGGCGCTGGCGGTGAACCTGTCCGACCTTGCCGCGATGGGCGCCACGCCGGCGTGGGCGCTGCTGGCGCTGACCCTGCCGCGACCCGACGCGGCTTTCGTCGACGGTCTGGCCGACGGCTTCGCGCAACTCGCACGGCAGCACCGGCTGGCGCTGGTGGGCGGCGACACCACGCGCGGCCCGCTCACGCTCAGCGTGGCCGTGCACGGTTTCGTGCCGCCGGGGCAGGCCTTGACCCGCGCCGGCGCGCGCGTGGGCGATGCGGTGCTGGTCACCGGCACGCTGGGCGATGCGGCGGCTGGTTTGCGCTGCCTGCAAGCGCAGATGGACGTCCAGACGTCCATGCACGCTGCGCTGGTCGAGCGCCTGAATCGTCCGACTCCGCGGTTGGCGGCGGGACTGGCGTTGCGCGGTCGCGCCAGTGCCTGCCTCGACGTTTCCGACGGCCTGCTCGCCGACCTCGGCCATCTCTGCGAGGCCAACGGCGTGGGCGCGGAGATCGACGCGGCGCTGCTGCCGCGCTCGTCCGCGTTGCTGGGCCTGTTCGACGAAGTCGCAGCGCGTGATTTCGCGCTGGCCGGCGGCGACGATTACGAGCTGTGTTTCACCGTGCCCGCCGCACGCGTGGCCGAGGTGCAGGCCGACTTGGCGCGGCTGGGCTGCGGCGCCACGCGCATCGGCCGCATCGTGGCGGGCGAGGGTGTGCGCGTGCGCGATGCGGACGGCAGCTGGCTGGAACAGGGGCGGCAAGGCTGGGATCATTTCCCGGCGTAG
- a CDS encoding phosphatidylglycerophosphatase A family protein: MTASVERKTLTTAQRRALLATPAGWIACGLGSGLAPVAQGTFGSLAAILPWLLLREVSLPMNLVIIVLGFALGVWACGMAGRALGVDDHRALVWDEFVGLWIALLPALLAPWWAVVIGFALFRLFDVWKPWPIRVFDRRLKGGLGVMVDDVVAGVFAAVVLGVVRHLLH, encoded by the coding sequence ATGACTGCTTCCGTCGAACGCAAGACCCTCACCACCGCGCAACGCCGCGCGCTGCTCGCCACGCCCGCCGGCTGGATCGCCTGCGGCCTAGGCTCGGGCCTCGCGCCGGTGGCGCAGGGCACGTTCGGCTCGCTGGCGGCGATCCTGCCGTGGCTGCTGCTGCGCGAGGTGTCGCTGCCCATGAATCTGGTCATCATCGTGCTGGGCTTCGCCCTGGGCGTGTGGGCCTGCGGGATGGCTGGCCGCGCGCTGGGTGTGGACGATCACCGCGCGCTGGTGTGGGACGAATTCGTCGGCCTGTGGATCGCGTTGCTGCCCGCGCTGCTGGCGCCGTGGTGGGCGGTCGTCATCGGCTTCGCGCTGTTCCGCCTGTTCGACGTGTGGAAGCCGTGGCCGATCCGCGTGTTCGATCGCCGGCTCAAGGGTGGCCTCGGGGTGATGGTGGACGACGTGGTCGCTGGCGTGTTCGCCGCAGTGGTGCTTGGAGTCGTGCGGCACCTCCTGCACTGA
- a CDS encoding alpha-L-fucosidase: MDRRRFLLAGSATAALGAFGLPRLGRADAAPLPVAGPRPRPTPQQLRWQRDELAMFVHLTVNTFTGKEWGDGTESPTIFNPRKLDARQWARTAKQAGFRSMILTAKHHDGFCLWPTATTQHSVKNSPWKNGHGDVVREFTDACRAEGLGAGLYLSPWDRNAPSYGSGAAYNDFYITQLTELLTHYGKIVEVWFDGANGEGPNGRKQAYDWPRIHATVRKLQPDAVMFSDAGPDVRWIGDEQGTAGETCWSSVDPASVPYPGYDRPWAGDLLGHGDPHGSTWRPGESDVSIRPGWFWHAEQNDQVRTPDGLMELYFSSVGRNSKLLLNVPPNRDGLFEPEDIAALQGFTKLRTQRFATDLLQGGTVRASSGDATQAVLDPDPDTHWSAAPTARNGWLEIALPRAIEFDTLELGEAIALGQGIANYRVEHWDGSAWQPLTWGTTIGHRKLARFDPVRTSKLRVLLEFAYATPRLARVAAYRGPDRRYGPGHDEK; this comes from the coding sequence ATGGATCGTCGCCGCTTCCTGCTCGCCGGCTCGGCCACTGCCGCCTTGGGCGCGTTCGGCCTGCCCCGCCTCGGCCGCGCCGATGCCGCGCCCCTGCCTGTCGCCGGGCCGCGCCCTCGCCCCACGCCGCAGCAACTGCGCTGGCAGCGCGACGAGCTGGCGATGTTCGTGCATCTCACGGTGAACACCTTCACCGGCAAGGAATGGGGCGACGGCACCGAATCGCCGACCATCTTCAATCCACGCAAGCTGGACGCGCGGCAATGGGCGCGCACGGCGAAGCAGGCCGGCTTCCGCAGCATGATCCTCACCGCCAAGCACCACGACGGCTTCTGCCTGTGGCCCACCGCCACCACGCAGCACTCGGTGAAAAACAGCCCGTGGAAGAACGGCCACGGCGACGTGGTGCGCGAGTTCACCGACGCCTGCCGCGCCGAGGGCTTGGGTGCGGGCCTCTACCTGTCGCCGTGGGACCGCAACGCGCCTAGCTACGGCAGCGGCGCGGCCTACAACGATTTCTACATCACCCAGCTCACCGAGCTGCTCACGCACTACGGCAAGATCGTGGAAGTGTGGTTCGACGGCGCCAACGGCGAAGGCCCGAACGGCCGCAAGCAGGCCTACGACTGGCCGCGCATCCACGCCACCGTGCGCAAGCTGCAGCCCGACGCCGTGATGTTCTCCGACGCCGGCCCCGACGTGCGCTGGATCGGCGACGAGCAAGGTACGGCCGGCGAAACCTGCTGGTCCAGCGTCGACCCCGCCAGCGTGCCGTACCCCGGTTACGACCGCCCGTGGGCGGGCGACCTGCTCGGCCACGGCGACCCGCACGGCAGCACGTGGCGGCCCGGCGAATCGGACGTCTCGATCCGCCCCGGCTGGTTCTGGCACGCGGAGCAGAACGACCAGGTGCGCACGCCGGACGGCCTGATGGAGCTGTACTTCAGTTCGGTGGGCCGCAACAGCAAGCTGCTGCTCAACGTGCCGCCGAACCGCGACGGCTTGTTCGAGCCCGAAGACATCGCCGCGCTGCAAGGCTTCACCAAGCTGCGCACGCAACGCTTCGCCACCGACCTGCTGCAAGGCGGCACGGTGCGCGCCAGCAGTGGCGATGCCACGCAAGCCGTGCTTGATCCCGATCCCGATACGCACTGGAGCGCCGCGCCCACTGCGCGCAACGGCTGGCTGGAAATCGCCCTGCCCCGCGCGATCGAGTTCGACACGCTGGAACTCGGCGAAGCGATCGCGCTGGGCCAGGGCATCGCGAACTACCGCGTCGAGCACTGGGACGGCAGCGCGTGGCAGCCGCTCACCTGGGGCACCACGATCGGCCACAGGAAACTCGCCCGCTTCGATCCCGTGCGCACGAGCAAGTTGCGCGTGCTGCTGGAGTTCGCCTACGCCACGCCGCGGCTGGCGCGCGTGGCCGCGTATCGTGGCCCGGACCGCAGGTATGGGCCAGGGCACGACGAGAAATAG
- a CDS encoding potassium channel beta subunit family protein: MQYRRLGRSGLPLSVLSFGAWATFGKSVGRSQARDLLALAWDRGVNFFDNAETYGNGVAESLMGDVLADLRFPRDSWCVSSKVYFGPYDHPKPTQRGLSRKHVIEACHQALARLRVDYLDLYFCHRPDEDTPVEETVAAMDLLVRQGKVLYWGTSEWPADAIVEAHRVAKENHLAAPVMEQPQYNLLHRERVEVEYAPLYDKFGMGTTIWSPLASGLLSGKYDDGVPADSRLAHPDYAWLQDKVLGEHGERVAKARKLKPIADELGCSTAQLAIAWCAANPHVSTVMLGASRLEQLEHNLGALDVLPKLDEAMRRRVAEAVE, from the coding sequence ATGCAATACCGCCGCCTCGGCCGTTCCGGCCTGCCGCTTTCCGTCCTTTCCTTCGGCGCCTGGGCCACGTTCGGCAAGAGCGTGGGTCGTTCGCAGGCGCGCGACCTGCTGGCGCTGGCCTGGGATCGCGGGGTGAATTTCTTCGACAACGCCGAGACCTACGGCAACGGCGTGGCCGAGTCGCTGATGGGCGACGTGCTGGCCGACCTGCGCTTCCCGCGCGACAGCTGGTGCGTGTCGAGCAAGGTCTACTTCGGTCCCTACGATCATCCGAAACCGACCCAGCGCGGCCTGTCGCGCAAGCACGTGATCGAGGCCTGCCACCAGGCGCTCGCGCGGTTGCGCGTGGATTACCTCGATCTCTACTTCTGCCATCGTCCCGACGAGGACACGCCGGTCGAGGAAACCGTGGCGGCGATGGATCTGCTCGTGCGCCAGGGCAAGGTGCTGTACTGGGGCACCAGCGAATGGCCGGCCGATGCCATCGTCGAGGCGCACCGGGTGGCGAAGGAAAACCATCTCGCCGCACCCGTGATGGAGCAGCCGCAATACAACCTGCTGCACCGCGAGCGGGTCGAGGTGGAGTACGCGCCGCTGTACGACAAGTTCGGCATGGGCACCACGATCTGGTCGCCACTGGCCTCGGGCCTGCTCAGCGGCAAGTACGACGACGGCGTGCCGGCCGACTCGCGGCTGGCGCATCCCGACTACGCCTGGCTGCAGGACAAGGTGCTGGGCGAACACGGCGAGCGCGTGGCGAAGGCGCGCAAGCTCAAGCCGATCGCCGACGAGCTGGGCTGCAGCACCGCGCAGTTGGCGATCGCCTGGTGCGCGGCCAATCCGCACGTGTCCACGGTGATGCTGGGTGCGAGCCGGCTGGAGCAACTGGAACACAACCTCGGCGCGCTCGATGTGCTGCCGAAGCTGGACGAGGCGATGCGCCGGCGCGTCGCAGAGGCGGTGGAGTGA
- the hemP gene encoding hemin uptake protein HemP: protein MSIATTLSLPATVSRLAHPLSRPSLRPRSTETTPAAARRISSQSLLDGERELVIQHQGSEYHLRLTRNDKLILTK from the coding sequence ATGTCGATTGCCACCACCTTGAGCCTGCCGGCGACTGTCAGCCGGCTTGCCCATCCGCTGTCGCGCCCGTCGCTGCGTCCCCGTTCCACCGAAACGACGCCGGCAGCGGCGCGGCGCATCAGCAGCCAGTCGCTGCTGGATGGCGAGCGCGAACTGGTGATCCAGCACCAGGGCAGCGAGTACCACCTGCGGCTCACCCGCAACGACAAGCTGATCCTCACCAAGTAG